Proteins from a single region of Haloplanus sp. GDY1:
- a CDS encoding branched-chain amino acid ABC transporter permease: protein MAASDVVISFMLLVSIYGILSLGLNVKYGHTGLLDFGHVGFYLVGAYTAALFVLGPDDPTDFTAYVIGLGDVPVIGTWAVAILAATLLAGLVGGLVALPTIRLREDYLAITVLGVSVIFQRIIQSETWLANGPDALRGYSPPLQSLFPLAMDTVIGPAIFGLVVAVVWAIATGVLGRFRASDGRLPLGSVYAVTTFGLARLHGRDGGLGSPSAVSALAGVAAGVVAFVLLVAVDPLLTVGVLVSLYTWFVALVAVAGHYGHLGRREWLVGVALGTGLLVSLLPLPVVDSVGLKSALTLSLLGALVAAYYLGVTRVEWLADVKLTVVGVGALWFLSLWYFLLPTLGPLGDGDLAGALNVLFQNVVWTLQFGGDVGIDYGVVFIGDLTTKVDYSRFQLAGFVLFLAGLYYALELAVKSPFGRVLRAVRNDETVVKSLGKDPFVYKVQTMVLGSALGGFAGALWAMYAQGLTFTTFAPRITFITLLIMFLGGAGNNKGMILGAGIFWAFQQATTQLAAYFPPAVRVNIQAFRLVVVGVLFLLVLYYVPEGLLGREEGTASEVDR from the coding sequence ATGGCGGCCTCCGACGTCGTCATCTCCTTTATGCTCCTGGTGTCGATTTACGGCATCCTCTCGCTGGGGCTGAACGTCAAGTACGGCCACACGGGACTCCTCGATTTCGGCCACGTGGGCTTCTACCTCGTCGGTGCGTACACCGCGGCGCTGTTCGTCCTCGGCCCGGACGACCCCACCGACTTCACCGCCTACGTCATCGGCCTCGGGGACGTGCCCGTGATCGGGACGTGGGCCGTCGCCATCCTCGCCGCGACGCTGCTGGCCGGCCTCGTCGGCGGGCTCGTCGCCCTGCCGACGATCAGGTTGCGCGAGGACTACCTCGCCATCACCGTCCTCGGCGTGTCGGTCATCTTCCAGCGGATCATCCAGTCCGAGACGTGGCTGGCCAACGGCCCCGACGCGTTGCGGGGGTACAGCCCGCCGCTCCAGTCGCTGTTCCCGCTGGCGATGGACACGGTGATCGGCCCCGCCATCTTCGGCCTCGTCGTCGCCGTCGTCTGGGCCATCGCCACCGGCGTCCTCGGCCGCTTCCGCGCGTCCGACGGCCGCCTCCCGCTCGGATCGGTCTACGCCGTGACGACGTTCGGCCTGGCGCGTCTCCACGGCCGGGACGGCGGCCTCGGATCGCCCTCGGCCGTCAGCGCCCTCGCCGGCGTCGCCGCGGGGGTCGTCGCCTTCGTCCTGCTGGTGGCCGTCGACCCGCTCCTGACCGTCGGCGTCCTCGTCTCGCTGTACACGTGGTTCGTGGCGCTGGTGGCCGTCGCGGGCCACTACGGCCACCTCGGACGCCGCGAGTGGCTGGTCGGGGTCGCGCTCGGCACCGGCCTGCTGGTTTCGCTCCTCCCGCTCCCGGTCGTCGACTCCGTCGGGCTGAAAAGCGCCCTCACCCTCTCCCTGCTCGGCGCCCTGGTGGCCGCGTACTACCTGGGGGTCACGCGGGTCGAGTGGCTCGCCGACGTGAAACTCACGGTCGTCGGCGTCGGCGCGCTGTGGTTCCTCTCGCTGTGGTACTTCCTCCTGCCCACCCTCGGGCCGCTCGGGGACGGTGACCTCGCCGGCGCGCTCAACGTGCTCTTCCAGAACGTCGTCTGGACCCTCCAGTTCGGCGGCGACGTGGGCATCGACTACGGGGTGGTGTTCATCGGCGACCTGACGACCAAGGTCGACTACTCGCGGTTCCAGCTCGCCGGCTTCGTCCTCTTTCTCGCCGGCCTGTACTACGCCCTGGAACTCGCGGTCAAGTCGCCGTTCGGCCGCGTCCTGCGGGCCGTCCGCAACGACGAGACGGTCGTGAAGTCGCTCGGCAAGGACCCCTTCGTCTACAAGGTCCAGACGATGGTCCTCGGCTCCGCGCTCGGCGGCTTCGCCGGCGCGCTGTGGGCCATGTACGCCCAGGGGTTGACCTTCACCACCTTCGCGCCGCGGATCACCTTCATCACCCTGTTGATCATGTTCCTCGGCGGCGCGGGCAACAACAAGGGGATGATCCTCGGCGCGGGCATCTTCTGGGCGTTCCAGCAGGCGACGACCCAGCTCGCCGCCTACTTCCCGCCCGCCGTCCGCGTCAACATCCAGGCGTTCCGGCTGGTGGTCGTCGGCGTCCTCTTCCTGCTCGTGCTCTACTACGTGCCGGAGGGACTGCTCGGCCGCGAGGAGGGCACGGCCTCGGAGGTGGACCGATGA
- a CDS encoding branched-chain amino acid ABC transporter permease produces MSSPVMAAETGLLNAIVTGVVTGSIVALGATGLALVYDIAEVPNFAHGDLLTLGAYTALLVNKPDTVPLFDLLATGPQQVGVAGAAVLFVLSAAGVLGTIYHLGGMRALKGSWWGVDVPDGLALAVHGLVAAAVGAAVVLGAPAFEAALLFSFVLLGAIVPLLESLIFRKFREKDVELALMLIVSLAVAFVVRFGIQTIFGGEIRFYSVETTVPFVGGPLDFTLAKFFDFFVVTEGLFVSIQETRGGTSRQLLVMSYSWLELAVVVAATAAVAYAAHRRRRDTAGVVGPRLAAALSGVVTLGLGAAVFWGGAGGTVPDAAIAATRIRTSPLRVGIVALALLMMSALHYLLQATTLGKAMRATSDNRQLAMVRGINTRQVMSSVWIISGLFAAIGGVMLGFLFSSITINLGFNLLLAMFAGVILGGISVYGAILGSYVVGLAMEVGIFAIPGLSATYRIPVAFVVLLIVLLVKPEGIVGGS; encoded by the coding sequence ATGTCATCACCAGTCATGGCCGCCGAGACGGGATTACTGAACGCAATCGTCACGGGCGTCGTCACCGGAAGCATCGTCGCCCTCGGCGCGACCGGTCTCGCGCTGGTGTACGACATCGCCGAGGTGCCCAACTTCGCACACGGAGACCTGTTGACGCTCGGAGCGTACACCGCACTCCTGGTCAACAAACCCGACACCGTGCCGCTGTTCGACCTGCTCGCGACCGGCCCCCAGCAGGTCGGCGTCGCCGGCGCAGCCGTGCTGTTCGTCCTCTCGGCGGCCGGCGTCCTCGGAACGATCTATCACCTCGGGGGCATGCGCGCGCTGAAGGGGAGCTGGTGGGGGGTCGACGTCCCCGACGGCCTCGCGCTCGCCGTCCACGGCCTCGTGGCGGCCGCCGTCGGCGCGGCCGTGGTGCTCGGGGCGCCGGCCTTCGAGGCGGCGCTGCTCTTCTCGTTCGTCCTGCTCGGCGCCATCGTTCCCCTGCTGGAGTCGCTGATATTCCGGAAGTTCCGCGAGAAGGACGTCGAACTCGCCTTGATGCTCATCGTCTCGCTCGCCGTGGCCTTCGTCGTCCGGTTCGGCATCCAGACGATATTCGGCGGCGAGATTCGATTTTACTCCGTCGAGACGACGGTCCCCTTCGTCGGCGGGCCGCTCGACTTCACGCTCGCGAAGTTCTTCGACTTCTTCGTGGTGACCGAGGGGCTGTTCGTCAGCATTCAGGAGACCCGCGGTGGCACCTCCAGACAGCTCCTCGTGATGAGCTACTCCTGGCTCGAACTGGCCGTCGTCGTCGCCGCGACTGCCGCCGTCGCGTACGCGGCCCACCGTCGGCGACGGGACACCGCCGGGGTCGTCGGGCCGCGGCTCGCCGCCGCGCTCTCCGGCGTCGTCACCCTCGGCCTCGGGGCGGCGGTCTTCTGGGGCGGCGCCGGCGGTACCGTCCCCGACGCCGCCATCGCCGCCACCCGCATCCGCACCTCGCCGCTGCGGGTCGGCATCGTCGCCCTCGCGCTGTTGATGATGTCCGCCCTCCACTACCTCCTGCAGGCGACGACGCTCGGCAAGGCGATGCGAGCGACCAGCGACAACCGCCAGCTCGCGATGGTCCGCGGGATCAACACCCGGCAGGTGATGTCCTCGGTCTGGATCATCTCCGGGCTCTTCGCCGCCATCGGCGGCGTCATGCTCGGGTTCCTGTTCAGCTCCATCACGATCAACCTCGGGTTCAACCTCCTGCTCGCCATGTTCGCCGGCGTCATCCTCGGGGGCATCAGCGTCTACGGCGCCATCCTCGGGAGCTACGTCGTCGGCCTCGCGATGGAGGTGGGCATCTTCGCCATCCCGGGACTCAGCGCCACCTACCGCATCCCCGTCGCGTTCGTCGTCCTCCTGATCGTGTTGCTCGTCAAGCCCGAGGGCATCGTGGGGGGGAGCTGA
- a CDS encoding ABC transporter substrate-binding protein produces the protein MSDHSRRDVLRGLGATGTAGIVSLAGCSQQEGDGGGSTPTATEMDGGGDDGGDGGDGGDTATETEGDMGGGEPIALGSIFPITGTNSAYGGGHQQAFNLAVEEINDSGGVLGGREITPINRDTEGSPSRSAQKFRTMINQEGIVGLVGPYSSGIGTTLAPIARDNRVMEVSNGNTSPALATAGVNESNGVKYYGRTSPNDVQQALVMARVLNQSIEAESASFLYVDNPYGQGLAEAASQNFEGETLNMVAYSQATSDYTSTLDSVFEGDPDAVGAVMYPGNGRTILQQWNQGGYGGQWVGAEAILSPQLLSDLSEIVEGMYITSPQTANSETFQENMGGQGNITQFAPHAYDATYLMGFAMEKAGEASGTGIARNIRSVSRPNDGDTTVSVAEFGAGKEAIGAGDPINYDGASGSVDLNENLEPVVPYRILQVQSGEAQVVEEVPLSYFEGKI, from the coding sequence ATGTCAGATCACAGTCGACGCGACGTCCTCAGAGGGCTCGGCGCGACCGGAACGGCCGGCATCGTGTCGCTCGCTGGATGTTCACAACAGGAAGGCGACGGCGGCGGGAGCACCCCCACGGCGACGGAGATGGACGGCGGTGGCGACGACGGCGGCGACGGCGGCGACGGCGGCGACACGGCGACGGAGACGGAAGGCGACATGGGCGGCGGTGAGCCCATCGCGCTCGGCTCCATCTTCCCGATCACCGGAACCAACAGCGCCTACGGGGGCGGTCACCAGCAGGCGTTCAACCTCGCCGTCGAGGAGATCAACGACAGCGGGGGCGTCCTCGGCGGGCGGGAGATCACCCCCATCAACCGGGACACCGAGGGGAGCCCCTCGCGCTCCGCCCAGAAGTTCCGGACGATGATCAACCAAGAGGGGATCGTGGGTCTCGTCGGTCCCTACTCCAGCGGGATCGGGACGACGCTCGCCCCCATCGCCCGCGACAACCGGGTGATGGAGGTCTCGAACGGCAACACCTCGCCCGCGCTGGCGACGGCCGGCGTCAACGAGAGCAACGGCGTCAAGTACTACGGCCGGACCTCGCCCAACGACGTCCAGCAGGCGCTCGTGATGGCGCGCGTCCTCAACCAGTCCATCGAGGCGGAGTCGGCCTCGTTCCTCTACGTCGACAACCCCTACGGACAGGGGTTGGCGGAGGCCGCGAGCCAGAACTTCGAGGGCGAGACGCTGAACATGGTGGCTTACTCGCAGGCGACCAGCGACTACACCTCGACGCTCGACTCGGTGTTCGAGGGCGACCCCGACGCCGTCGGCGCCGTCATGTACCCCGGCAACGGCCGGACCATCCTCCAGCAGTGGAACCAGGGCGGCTACGGCGGGCAGTGGGTCGGCGCGGAGGCGATCCTCTCTCCGCAACTGCTGTCGGACCTCTCGGAGATCGTCGAGGGCATGTACATCACCTCCCCGCAGACCGCGAACAGCGAGACGTTCCAAGAGAACATGGGCGGCCAGGGCAACATCACGCAGTTCGCCCCCCACGCCTACGACGCGACGTACCTCATGGGCTTCGCGATGGAGAAGGCCGGCGAGGCGAGCGGCACGGGTATCGCCCGGAACATCCGCAGCGTCTCCCGTCCCAACGACGGCGACACGACCGTCTCGGTCGCCGAGTTCGGCGCCGGCAAGGAGGCCATCGGCGCCGGCGACCCGATCAACTACGACGGCGCCTCCGGGTCGGTCGACCTGAACGAGAACCTCGAACCGGTCGTCCCCTACCGCATCCTGCAGGTCCAGAGCGGTGAGGCCCAGGTCGTCGAGGAGGTGCCGCTGTCGTACTTCGAGGGCAAGATCTGA
- a CDS encoding UPF0175 family protein, whose product MASSTSSEPADELATAVGRYVLGEISLGKAAEAAGMSRWEFEEVLRDAGFEALYGPRTDDQLDAELDTARNPGE is encoded by the coding sequence ATGGCGTCGTCTACCAGTTCCGAACCGGCCGACGAGTTGGCGACTGCCGTCGGTCGGTACGTCCTCGGCGAGATCTCCCTCGGGAAGGCCGCCGAAGCGGCAGGGATGTCCCGCTGGGAGTTCGAGGAAGTGCTTCGAGACGCCGGCTTCGAAGCGCTGTACGGGCCGCGGACGGACGACCAACTGGATGCGGAACTCGACACCGCCCGGAATCCCGGCGAGTAG
- a CDS encoding SWIM zinc finger family protein produces MTVGNTRIRILGPQSSISGVHRRHTGPNTQYPLTRTFQPVPMDIGRNQIRDRCTEAVFERGQTYRSEGRIQRRNRFGSLVTAIVQGSRLYEVMVDRTEEVVSTTCTCPYTGPGDCKHVVAVLLDVAEEPPADQREHMEAVVDDVSFDDLRSFVVEELARNPEMRERFLARFGDTVEKSVDEYRVDVEQLFDEYARDDGIVLNVIDFSRFLDAADRYRERGRHRAAATIYRALFEGIERNMDRVDAPHDHYMETFQTALDRYVECVQAVDLSDDEYRARVDVISDRTTAAVDYLAERYVAALETLRAESD; encoded by the coding sequence GTGACGGTCGGCAACACTCGAATCCGAATACTCGGTCCACAGTCGTCTATTTCCGGTGTCCACAGACGACATACGGGGCCGAATACCCAATACCCACTGACCCGTACGTTTCAGCCGGTGCCAATGGATATCGGACGGAACCAGATCCGGGATCGCTGTACTGAGGCAGTGTTCGAACGGGGGCAAACCTATCGTTCCGAGGGGCGTATCCAGCGACGGAACAGATTCGGAAGCCTCGTCACGGCGATTGTGCAGGGCTCACGACTCTACGAGGTTATGGTCGACCGTACTGAGGAGGTCGTCAGTACGACCTGCACGTGCCCATACACCGGCCCCGGGGACTGCAAGCACGTCGTGGCGGTACTGCTGGATGTCGCGGAGGAGCCGCCAGCGGACCAGCGCGAACACATGGAGGCGGTGGTCGACGACGTGTCGTTCGACGACCTTCGCTCGTTCGTCGTCGAGGAACTCGCCCGGAATCCCGAGATGCGCGAGCGATTTCTCGCGCGGTTCGGCGACACGGTCGAAAAATCCGTCGACGAGTACCGGGTTGACGTCGAGCAACTGTTCGACGAATATGCGAGGGACGACGGGATCGTCCTCAACGTGATCGACTTCTCGCGGTTCCTAGATGCAGCCGACCGATATCGGGAGCGGGGTCGCCATCGCGCGGCTGCGACGATCTATCGGGCGCTTTTCGAGGGTATCGAGCGAAACATGGACCGCGTCGACGCCCCGCACGACCACTACATGGAGACGTTCCAGACCGCCCTGGACCGCTACGTCGAATGCGTCCAGGCTGTCGATCTGAGCGACGACGAGTACCGGGCGCGCGTCGACGTGATCTCGGACCGAACTACTGCGGCAGTAGATTATCTGGCAGAGAGATACGTGGCCGCGCTCGAAACGTTGCGGGCCGAGTCCGACTGA
- a CDS encoding ribbon-helix-helix domain-containing protein — MSEAATNDDGGDDIVTVNFKVTESFLERIDDTWQGRGFNSRSEFIRYTLRDAVEFPTFDRDELVALLEAEEDIREGRTTSAEEARERFGTDE, encoded by the coding sequence ATGTCCGAAGCGGCCACAAACGACGACGGCGGGGACGACATCGTCACGGTGAACTTCAAGGTCACCGAGTCGTTCCTCGAACGGATAGACGATACGTGGCAAGGGCGCGGGTTCAACAGCCGAAGCGAGTTCATCCGGTACACGCTTCGGGACGCCGTCGAGTTCCCGACGTTCGACCGCGACGAACTCGTCGCCCTGCTCGAAGCCGAGGAAGACATCCGCGAGGGACGAACGACGAGCGCCGAGGAAGCCCGCGAGCGGTTCGGCACGGATGAGTGA
- a CDS encoding DUF7114 family protein has translation MDDAVRARRAARDALADIEPERLGEALRDRLADASMTPSVLTMVSAHALDATVDAEHVAERGAGVQLIYEGLRLTRSLAHTEPWLDDDEAGRRADLDILAADVLVSRGFYLLARTETAERAVEVVRAFGRDQTRRRAAGADGPALDRNLEADVFALAVAAGTTAAGVSPGDDLLEYAADLAREFDGDLPPPDAALPDATADRVLALAGGDAAPPADP, from the coding sequence ATGGACGACGCCGTACGGGCCCGGCGTGCCGCCCGCGACGCGCTCGCCGACATCGAGCCCGAACGGCTCGGCGAGGCGCTTCGGGACCGCCTCGCGGACGCGTCGATGACCCCCAGCGTCCTGACGATGGTGAGCGCCCACGCCCTCGATGCGACCGTGGACGCCGAACACGTCGCCGAACGCGGTGCCGGCGTCCAGCTCATCTACGAGGGGTTGCGGCTCACGCGCTCGCTCGCCCACACCGAACCCTGGCTCGACGACGACGAGGCCGGCCGGCGGGCCGACCTCGACATCCTCGCGGCGGACGTCCTCGTCTCCCGTGGCTTCTACCTGCTCGCACGGACCGAAACCGCCGAGCGCGCCGTCGAGGTGGTTCGCGCGTTCGGCCGGGATCAGACGCGTCGCCGCGCGGCGGGGGCCGACGGTCCCGCCCTCGACCGCAACCTCGAAGCCGACGTGTTCGCCCTCGCCGTCGCCGCCGGCACGACCGCCGCCGGCGTCTCGCCCGGGGACGACCTCCTCGAATACGCCGCGGACCTCGCCCGCGAGTTCGACGGCGACCTTCCCCCGCCCGACGCCGCGCTCCCCGACGCCACGGCCGACCGAGTGCTCGCCCTCGCCGGCGGCGACGCCGCCCCGCCCGCCGACCCGTAA
- a CDS encoding NAD+ synthase translates to MSDESVILEASAPLDLRLSEAELEAVRDHVTDFIRRTVDSAGAEGAVLGLSGGIDSTLTAHLAVEALGAERVHGLVMPSEVNAADNMSDAERVARDLGVEYDVIDIGPIYDAFVEAFPGEATAERVDTDPLRTAAGNVRVRIRAVLDYFVANAENRIVLGTGNRSEALTGYFTKYGDGAVDCHPIGNLYKQQVRQLAAHVGVDDDLVTKTPSAEMWTGQTDEAEMGLGYDTLDAILALHVDGPLSRAATVRHLDVTPEQVDRVVDLYETSAHKRSMPPSPDPLYL, encoded by the coding sequence ATGAGCGACGAATCCGTCATTCTGGAAGCGTCGGCCCCGCTCGACCTCCGCCTCTCCGAGGCGGAACTGGAAGCGGTCCGGGACCACGTCACGGACTTCATCCGGCGCACGGTCGACAGCGCCGGGGCCGAGGGCGCGGTGCTCGGCCTCTCCGGCGGCATCGACAGCACGCTGACCGCCCACCTCGCCGTCGAGGCGCTCGGTGCGGAGCGCGTCCACGGGCTCGTGATGCCGAGCGAGGTGAACGCCGCCGACAACATGAGCGACGCCGAACGCGTCGCCCGCGACCTCGGCGTCGAGTACGACGTGATCGACATCGGTCCCATCTACGACGCCTTCGTCGAGGCGTTCCCCGGCGAGGCGACCGCCGAGCGGGTCGATACCGACCCGCTCCGCACCGCCGCCGGCAACGTTCGGGTGCGTATCCGTGCGGTCCTCGATTACTTCGTCGCCAACGCCGAGAACCGGATCGTCCTCGGGACGGGCAACCGGAGCGAGGCGCTCACCGGCTACTTCACCAAGTACGGCGACGGTGCGGTCGACTGCCACCCCATCGGCAACCTCTACAAACAGCAGGTGCGGCAGCTCGCCGCCCACGTCGGCGTCGACGACGACCTCGTGACCAAGACGCCCTCGGCGGAGATGTGGACGGGACAGACCGACGAGGCGGAGATGGGCCTCGGGTACGACACGCTGGACGCCATCCTCGCGCTCCACGTCGACGGCCCGCTCTCCCGGGCCGCGACCGTCCGTCACCTCGACGTGACCCCCGAGCAGGTCGACCGCGTGGTCGACCTCTACGAGACGAGCGCGCACAAGCGGTCGATGCCGCCGTCGCCCGACCCGCTCTACCTGTAG